A window of the Butyricimonas faecalis genome harbors these coding sequences:
- a CDS encoding heavy-metal-associated domain-containing protein encodes MKTMKILFTLVVFVMMGLTVSAQAKKDTTVIFKIGIHCPSCKAKLDKDMPFEKGIKDYKLNMKDSTVLISFRTDKNSVEALRAAIERHDVKVVGMCDKDGKLIKGGKAHKCCKEGNKEACKGSCGEKHNCSGTCGQSCGEKKCDSKCDQKCESKESKCEGKCGDNCCSKTGKTDECCKNKKK; translated from the coding sequence ATGAAAACAATGAAAATTTTATTCACGCTGGTCGTGTTCGTTATGATGGGTTTAACCGTAAGTGCCCAAGCTAAAAAAGATACAACCGTTATTTTTAAAATAGGCATACATTGTCCTTCTTGCAAGGCTAAATTGGATAAAGATATGCCTTTTGAGAAAGGAATCAAGGATTATAAGTTGAACATGAAAGATTCAACCGTGTTGATTTCTTTCCGTACCGACAAAAACTCTGTTGAGGCGTTGCGGGCTGCAATTGAGCGTCATGATGTGAAAGTGGTAGGGATGTGTGATAAAGACGGAAAGTTGATAAAAGGCGGTAAAGCACATAAATGTTGCAAAGAAGGGAATAAAGAAGCTTGCAAGGGAAGCTGCGGTGAGAAACATAATTGCAGTGGCACCTGTGGACAAAGCTGTGGCGAGAAAAAGTGTGACAGCAAATGTGATCAGAAATGCGAGTCAAAGGAGAGCAAATGTGAAGGGAAATGTGGTGATAATTGCTGCTCCAAGACGGGTAAAACAGACGAGTGCTGTAAGAATAAAAAGAAGTAA